The Plasmodium yoelii strain 17X genome assembly, chromosome: 4 genome has a window encoding:
- a CDS encoding parasite-infected erythrocyte surface protein gives MKIIIWLLPLLIINIVIKCNSKIKDNIFQNLRKKTKILVLNEPIIDIDFSENLFHTLLFDLEIYNNIYTLDETLLNLEKLNHSSIFKLLIETYEQVRKESEQVRKKNEQASGENEQASGENELASGENKINYIILATSHTRLHPINLEYLLLKFNKYIYNQNTYKNGDIDIKGIIKEYNEEINESLERKKKLKITSNNIDEIYQDNIISALLNQKKDSSDKFVKKNNISKDLNNNQYKGMFIGYGFNDNTISISHNFDKNKNFLFPSINSGIILDIILLKNIYENYNNINKQNEKIIHTDYIYEISKFIYDNINVEITHFENTCLDAKQNIYITNKENTEFDVYKYYLIKNLFQDYYKSSKKEKEEKNNEYLILSYFQLAYPITNCVTYSVRSQNETFIGFDKFNMISIENDEKLKYYIKETEEISFNNIDEYKQKFYDINKRYDEILEDSEHNLTHKDVVFGIKTSINTEDRIDYIKNTFDNKQNNKYIFNNLKITPTLKNQKETSLINTDLLKSGFDNENIDIQIFYMSDKESKLFNTLKYDTDDISNNSSCEKMKQIIFHFYEEYVEKDKKKNNIKILKKPKYLFIGNDNTFVNIKNLVDVMNVTSNKCVHIKKHMYDKYLKSMQFLKKNESKFLKNFNGESPLFYQYIKQNLMDVIHNLKKYNYSPKYCKDNDDVNNRFKSNVPIFLGKRHSYNTFYNSSEYYDYLSSDAGILINDSFAKKIYFCKNCLCINNNDKLDDMLLGDWANKLNILTINFEGFFPNHPENYNKKYLNTLVPITYNNLNLNKTVEEIKKTYFQYLVNLNKDEIEGKSDSYIDYLDQNFKNTFDLIFHYFFYIKNYYNSPKDEKNNNISKINKKIYAKMEYSGSYKNLFNLSKFFKEEIENRIQFKHDKRNGTRKKNYNYVNNYVVENSEIKTNGKYENEEFVQDYFTENDENDENDENDENDENDEDDLFSESDFNYDEYIKDIEKSRKLYKEQIHQYNERKENASNSTNKDDSQSDDSQNDASQNDASQSDASQNDASQNDDTPDEYFNNEL, from the coding sequence atgaaaataataatctgGTTACTTCctcttttaataataaatatagtaataaaatGTAATAGCAAAATAAAggataatatatttcaaaacTTACGAAAAAAAACCAAGATCTTAGTTTTAAACGAGCCTATAATAGATATAGATTTTAGTGAAAATTTATTTCACACtcttttatttgatttagaaatatataataatatatatacattagaTGAAACGTTATTAAATCTTGAAAAGTTAAATCATTcaagtattttcaaattattaaTTGAAACGTATGAACAAGTCAGAAAAGAAAGTGAACaagtaagaaaaaaaaatgaacaagcTAGCGGTGAAAATGAACAAGCTAGCGGTGAAAATGAACTAGCTAGtggtgaaaataaaataaattatattattttagcAACTTCACACACTAGATTGCATCCTATAAATCTAGAGTacttattattaaaatttaataaatatatttataatcaaaatacatataaaaatggtgATATTGACATTAAGGGTATTATTAAAgaatataatgaagaaataaatgaaagtttagaacgaaaaaaaaaattaaaaattacttcaaataatatagatgAAATATATcaagataatataatatcagctcttttaaatcaaaaaaaagacaGTAGTgataaatttgttaaaaaaaataatatttccaaAGATCTTAACAATAATCAATATAAAGGTATGTTCATTGGATATGGATTTAATGATAATACAATTTCTATTTCTCacaattttgataaaaataaaaattttttatttccttcaATTAATAGTGGAATAATACTAGATATAAtactattaaaaaatatatatgaaaattataataatataaacaaacaaaatgaaaaaattatacacacagattatatatatgaaatatctaaatttatttatgataatattaatgttgAAATAACTCATTTTGAAAATACATGTTTGGATgcaaaacaaaatatatatataacgaataaagaaaatacaGAATTTGatgtttataaatattatttaataaaaaacttGTTTCAAGATTATTATAAATCAagtaaaaaagaaaaagaagaaaaaaataatgaatatttaatattgtCTTATTTTCAATTAGCATACCCAATAACTAATTGTGTTACTTATTCTGTACGCTCACAAAATGAAACATTTATAGGATTTGATAAGTTTAATATGATTAGtattgaaaatgatgaaaaactaaaatattatataaaagaaacTGAAGAGAtatcttttaataatatagatgaatataaacaaaaattttatgatataaataaaagatatgATGAAATATTAGAAGATAGTGAACATAATTTAACACATAAAGATGTTGTTTTTGGAATTAAAACAAGTATAAATACAGAAGATCGAATagattatattaaaaacacttttgataataaacaaaataataaatacatttttaacaatttaaaaattacaccaacattaaaaaatcaaaaagaAACAAGTTTAATTAACACAGATCTTTTAAAAAGCGGAtttgataatgaaaatatagatattcaaattttttatatgtctGATAAGGAAAGTAAATTATTCAACACTTTGAAATATGATACAGATgatatatcaaataatagTTCAtgtgaaaaaatgaaacaaattatttttcatttttatgaaGAATATGtagaaaaagataaaaaaaaaaataatataaaaattttgaaaaaaccaaaatatttatttattggaAATGATAATActtttgttaatataaaaaatttagttGATGTTATGAATGTCACTTCAAATAAATGTGtgcatataaaaaaacatatgtatgataaatatttaaaatctatgcaatttttaaaaaaaaatgagtctaaatttttaaaaaattttaatggAGAATCACCATTATTTTATcagtatataaaacaaaatctTATGGATGTAAtacataatttaaaaaaatataattatagtCCGAAATATTGTAAAGATAATGATGATGTAAATAATAGGTTCAAATCTAATGTTCCTATTTTTTTAGGAAAAAGACATtcatataatacattttacaACAGTAGTGAATATTATGATTATTTATCATCTGATGCTGggatattaataaatgatagttttgcaaaaaaaatatatttttgtaaaaattgtttatgtattaataataatgataagtTAGATGATATGCTCTTAGGAGATTGGGCAAATAAATTAAACATTTTAACAATTAATTTTGAAGGTTTTTTTCCAAATCATcctgaaaattataataaaaaatatttaaatacatTAGTTCCCATTacttataataatttaaatttaaataaaactgtagaagaaataaaaaaaacatattttcaatatttagTAAATTTGAATAAAGACGAAATAGAAGGTAAAAGTGATTCATATATAGATTATTTAGatcaaaattttaaaaacacaTTTGAtcttatttttcattattttttttatattaaaaattattataattcaccaaaagatgaaaaaaataataatatttcaaaaattaacaaaaaaatttatgcCAAAATGGAATATAGTGGATCTTACAAAAatctttttaatttatcgAAATTTTTTAAAGAGGAAATTGAAAATAGGATACAATTTAAACATGATAAAAGAAACGGAAcccgaaaaaaaaattataattacgTAAATAATTACGTTGTAGAAAATAGTGAAATCAAAACTaatggaaaatatgaaaatgaagaatttGTCCAAGATTATTTTACTGAAAATGACGAAAATGacgaaaatgatgaaaatgacgaaaatgatgaaaatgacgAAGATGATTTATTTAGTGAGAGTGATTTTAACtatgatgaatatataaaagacaTTGAAAAAAgtagaaaattatataaggAACAAATACACCAATATAATGAGAGAAAAGAAAATGCTTCAAATTCAACCAATAAGGATGACAGCCAAAGTGACGACAGTCAAAATGATGCTAGCCAAAATGATGCTAGCCAAAGTGATGCTAGCCAAAATGATGCTAGCCAAAATGACGACACTCCGGATGAATATTTCAATAACGAACTTTAG